The following is a genomic window from Hyphomicrobiales bacterium.
ATGCCCCAGCCGCCCGAGAACCGGTCGAAGAACGGATTGACCTATGCCGAGGCAGGCGTCGACATCGACGCCGGCAATGCCATGGTCGAGGCGATCAAGCCGCTGGTGCGGTCCACACGCCGCCCGGGCGCGGATGGCGAGATCGGCGGTTTCGGCGGCCTCTTTGATCTGAAGGCGGCAGGCTTCAAGGATCCCGTCCTCGTCGCCGCCAATGATGGTGTCGGCACCAAGGTGAAAATCGCCATCGAGACCGGCATCAACGACACCGTCGGCATCGACCTTGTCGCCATGTGCGTTAACGACCTCGTCGTGCAGGGCGCCGAGCCCCTGTTCTTCCTCGATTACTATGCCACGGGCCGTCTCGATCCGGCCGTCGGCACGGCGATCGTCGCGGGCATCGCCGAGGGCTGCCGGCAGGCCGGCTGCGCGCTGATCGGCGGCGAGACGGCGGAAATGCCCGGCGTCTATTCCGGCACGGACTATGATCTCGCCGGCTTCGCCGTCGGCGCCGCCGAGCGCGGCCGCCTCCTGCCGCGCGGCGACGTCACACCCGGAGACGTCATCATCGGGCTTGCCTCCTCGGGCGTTCATTCCAACGGCTTCTCGCTGGTACGCAAGGTGGTGTCGCTGAGTGGTCTTGGCTGGGATGCCGAGGCCCCCTTCGCCCCGGGCAAGCGCCTCGGCGAAGCGCTGCTGACGCCAACCCGCATCTATGTGAAGGGCCTGATCGCCGCGCTGAAGGAAACGGATGCGATCAAGGCGCTCGCCCATATCACCGGCGGCGGCTTCCCCGACAACATCCCGCGCGTGCTGCCAGAAGGCGTCGCCGCGCGGCTAGACCTCGACGCGATCGAGGTCCCTCCCGTTTTTGGCTGGCTCGCGAGCGAAGGCGGTATCGC
Proteins encoded in this region:
- the purM gene encoding phosphoribosylformylglycinamide cyclo-ligase, which translates into the protein MAFGHATVPTNRPAPPCVDGAGVVLARDAAGSSPAREIFRPSCEMPDMPQPPENRSKNGLTYAEAGVDIDAGNAMVEAIKPLVRSTRRPGADGEIGGFGGLFDLKAAGFKDPVLVAANDGVGTKVKIAIETGINDTVGIDLVAMCVNDLVVQGAEPLFFLDYYATGRLDPAVGTAIVAGIAEGCRQAGCALIGGETAEMPGVYSGTDYDLAGFAVGAAERGRLLPRGDVTPGDVIIGLASSGVHSNGFSLVRKVVSLSGLGWDAEAPFAPGKRLGEALLTPTRIYVKGLIAALKETDAIKALAHITGGGFPDNIPRVLPEGVAARLDLDAIEVPPVFGWLASEGGIAEAEMLRTFNCGVGMIVVVPAAAKEQALASLTRQGEAPFVFGEIVPAREGAARVTTTGSLRHGR